The proteins below are encoded in one region of Oreochromis niloticus isolate F11D_XX linkage group LG6, O_niloticus_UMD_NMBU, whole genome shotgun sequence:
- the LOC100712117 gene encoding procollagen galactosyltransferase 1, with product MHRVTSLLLTLLFVLLPGRSWGYFPEERWSPESPILAPRVVIALVCRNSAHSLPLFLGTIERLNYPKDRIALWVATDHNVDNTTAILREWLIKVQNYYHYVEWRPEDEPSAFEDEVGPKHWNNLRYEHVMKLRQAALDTAREIWADYLLVADCDNLLTNQDVLWKLMRENKTIVAPMLESRAAYSNFWCGMTSQGYYRRTPAYMPIRRQERRGCFPVPMVHSTYLMDLRKEASRQLAFYPPHPEYSWALDDVIVFAYSARMADVQMYICNKETYGHFPVPMRTHATLQDEAESFLHTHLEVMVKNPPLEPSSFLSLPPKQPNKMGFDEVFMINLVRRADRRERMLRTLYEQEISCKVVAAVDGKALNTSDIESMGIKMLPGYKDPYHGRPLTKGELGCFLSHYNIWKEIVDRGLQTSLVIEDDLRFEVFFKRRLQALLQEVTSHKLDWDLIYIGRKRMQVDHPEKSLPNIHNLVEADYSYWTLGYMLTLQGAKKLLGADPLSKMLPVDEFLPVMYNKHPVSEYMDHFERRDLHAFSAEPLLVYPTHYTGDPGYISDTETSVVWDNESVRTDWDRAKSRKTQEQEELSFEAQNSDVLQSELENWSARDEL from the exons ATGCACCGGGTCACCTCGCTACTGCTTACCCTGCTGTTCGTTCTCCTGCCGGGCCGAAGCTGGGGCTATTTCCCCGAGGAGCGCTGGAGCCCCGAGTCTCCGATCCTCGCTCCCCGGGTCGTTATCGCGCTGGTCTGCCGCAACTCGGCGCACTCTCTGCCGCTGTTCCTCGGAACCATCGAGCGCCTGAACTACCCGAAGGACCGCATTGCGCTGTG GGTGGCGACAGACCACAACGTAGATAACACTACAGCCATCCTAAGAGAGTGGCTCATCAAGGTCCAGAATTATTACCACTATGTGGAGTGGAGACCCGAAGATGAACCCAG TGCCTTTGAAGATGAGGTGGGGCCCAAGCACTGGAATAATCTCCGTTATGAACATGTAATGAAGCTCCGTCAGGCAGCGCTGGACACTGCCCGTGAGATATGGGCAGACTATCTTCTG GTGGCCGACTGTGACAATCTGCTCACCAATCAGGATGTGTTGTGGAAGCTGATGAGGGAAAACAAGACCATTGTAGCTCCCATGTTGGAGTCCAGAGCTGCATACTCCAACTTCTGGTGCGGCATGACCTCGCAG GGTTACTACAGGCGCACACCAGCTTATATGCCCATCCGCAGGCAGGAGCGTCGTGGCTGTTTTCCTGTACCAATGGTCCACTCTACCTACTTGATGGACCTTAGAAAAGAGGCCTCCCGTCAGCTGGCCTTTTATCCACCACACCCAGAGTACAGTTGGGCCCTGGATGATGTCATTGTCTTTGCCTATTCAGCGCGCATGGCAG ATGTGCAGATGTATATATGCAACAAGGAGACTTATGGGCATTTCCCAGTGCCAATGCGTACTCATGCTACCTTGCAGGATGAGGCAGAGAGCTTTTTGCATACTCACCTTGAAGTCATGG TAAAAAATCCACCATTGGAGCCCTCCAGCTTCCTGTCTCTTCCTCCCAAGCAGCCTAACAAGATGGGCTTTGATGAG GTGTTTATGATAAATCTGGTGCGGAGAGCTGACCGTCGTGAGCGAATGCTAAGAACTCTGTACGAGCAGGAGATCAGCTGTAAGGTTGTTGCTGCTGTGGATGGCAA AGCTCTGAACACGTCTGATATAGAGTCTATGGGGATTAAGATGCTGCCAGGATACAAAGACCCTTATCACGGTCGACCTCTAACCAAGGGTGAACTGGGTTGTTTCTTGTCTCATTACAACATCTGGAAGGAG ATAGTAGACCGAGGTCTCCAGACTTCTCTGGTCATCGAGGACGACCTCCGCTTCGAAGTGTTCTTCAAACGTCGCCTTCAGGCACTGCTGCAGGAAGTGACATCACACAAGCTGGACTGGGATCTCAT TTATATTGGGCGGAAACGAATGCAGGTGGACCATCCAGAGAAGTCGTTACCAAACATCCACAATCTGGTGGAGGCCGACTATTCCTACTGGACTCTTGGCTACATGTTGACGTTACAAGGAGCCAAGAAGCTCCTCGGGGCAGATCCTCTAAGCAAGATGCTGCCTGTTGACGAGTTCCTTCCTGTCATGTACAACAAACATCCAGT ATCAGAGTACATGGACCACTTTGAGCGTCGGGACCTGCATGCATTTTCTGCTGAGCCGCTTCTGGTGTATCCGACCCATTACACAGGAGACCCGGGCTACATCAGTGACACGGAAACATCAGTAGTCTGGGACAACGAATCAGTCAGGACCGACTGGGACCGAGCCAAGTCCAGGAAAACTCAGGAGCAAGAAGAGCTGAGTTTCGAAGCCCAAAACTCTGACGTATTGCAATCTGAACTGGAGAACTGGAGTGCACGGGACGAGCTGTGA
- the LOC100712387 gene encoding nucleoredoxin-like protein 1 isoform X1: MYATDSKTSHYFRNVLYKAPHMHIVEHMYIKLPLTLRVSTEGLYPFTFLSFIMVDLFLNRVLIENNWDQDELNTEREIMGILENRIVMLFFASAECEKCLEFVPVLNDFFKRLKDPAYIEYPKLLALIYISLDQSEEKQEKFLKELHKKVLFLAFEDPYRKELQTMFKVKDVPTIVVLRPDGSVLSPNAVRDICRFGCDCFQNWQESAELVERSFMLNEEFDNLNLRSATDPVRRLKYKTEDDKRKKRWWKLWGKGRDGNEEEEEKDGAWDTKRNEGDNNTWRIR; encoded by the exons atgtATGCAACAGATAGCAAAACAAGTCATTATTTCAGGAATGTGCTGTACAAGGCACCACACATGCATATTGTTGAACATATGTACATAAAACTTCCTCTAACCCTCCGTGTTTCCACAGAGGGCCTTTATCCTTTCACATTCCTGTCTTTCATCATGGTTGACCTTTTCCTAAACCGAGTTCTCATCGAGAACAACTGGGACCAAGACGAACTCAACACTGAGCGTGAGATCATGGGGATTCTCGAAAATCGCATCGTCATGCTGTTTTTTGCATCTGCTGAATGTGAAAAGTGCCTGGAGTTTGTGCCTGTTCTGAACGACTTCTTTAAGAGACTGAAAGATCCAGCATACATCGAATACCCGAAACTGCTCGCACTCATCTACATCAG TTTGGACCAATCAGaagagaagcaggaaaaattCCTCAAAGAGCTGCACAAAAAGGTTCTGTTTCTGGCCTTTGAGGACCCGTACAGGAA ggAACTGCAGACCATGTTTAAAGTGAAAGATGTACCAACAATAGTGGTCCTGCGTCCCGACGGTTCTGTCCTCTCTCCAAACGCTGTGCGGGACATCTGTCGTTTCGGCTGTGACTGTTTCCAAAACTGGCAGGAATCGGCTGAGCTTGTTGAAAGGAGCTTCATGCTAAACGAGGAGTTTGACAACCTTAACTTGCGCAGCGCCACTGACCCTGTGAGGAGGCTCAAGTACAAGACAGAGGACGACAAACGCAAAAAGAGATGGTGGAAGTTATGGGGGAAGGGAAGAGATGGaaatgaagaggaagaggagaaagatGGAGCATGGGATACCAAGAGAAATGAGGGAGATAACAATACCTGGAGGATAAGATGA
- the nxnl1 gene encoding nucleoredoxin-like protein 1 produces MVDLFIDRVLLKNNKDQDELDTEREIIMRLQNRILMLFFASATCETCRQFAPTLSDFYKQLTDEFYVDRAAQLVLLYISLDQSEEEQESFLKELPKRCLFLAYEDPYRRELEAMFNVEEVPTVLVLRPDCSILIPNAVDEILRLGPDCYRNWQEAAELIDRNFVNKEDFEEKSMRSFSDPVRRLKYKVEDEKKKKKKKKRKGWGGGGDEGVEADGGAGDKEGGGSPW; encoded by the exons ATGGTGGACTTATTCATTGATCGGGTCCTGCTAAAGAACAACAAGGACCAAGATGAGCTGGACACAGAGCGTGAGATCATCATGCGCCTGCAGAACCGAATCCTGATGCTCTTCTTTGCTTCTGCTACGTGTGAGACCTGCAGGCAGTTTGCGCCCACGCTCTCTGACTTCTACAAACAGTTGACAGATGAGTTCTATGTGGATCGTGCTGCTCAGCTGGTTCTCCTGTACATTAG TTTGGACCAGTCAGAGGAAGAGCAAGAAAGTTTCCTCAAAGAGCTCCCTAAAAGGTGCCTGTTCCTGGCCTATGAGGACCCCTACAGGAG GGAGCTGGAGGCTATGTTTAATGTGGAGGAGGTGCCCACAGTGTTGGTGCTGCGTCCCGACTGCTCCATCCTCATCCCTAACGCCGTGGATGAGATACTCCGCCTTGGCCCAGACTGCTACCGCAACTGGCAGGAGGCAGCAGAGCTCATTGACAGGAACTTCGTGAACAAAGAGGACTTTGAGGAGAAGTCCATGCGCAGCTTCAGCGACCCTGTGAGAAGACTGAAGTATAAGGTGgaagatgaaaagaagaaaaagaagaagaaaaagcgaAAGGGGTGGGGTGGAGGTGGAGATGAAGGTGTGGAGGCGGATGGAGGAGCGGGCGACAAGGAAGGAGGGGGATCACCATGGTGA
- the LOC100712387 gene encoding nucleoredoxin-like protein 1 isoform X2, translated as MVDLFLNRVLIENNWDQDELNTEREIMGILENRIVMLFFASAECEKCLEFVPVLNDFFKRLKDPAYIEYPKLLALIYISLDQSEEKQEKFLKELHKKVLFLAFEDPYRKELQTMFKVKDVPTIVVLRPDGSVLSPNAVRDICRFGCDCFQNWQESAELVERSFMLNEEFDNLNLRSATDPVRRLKYKTEDDKRKKRWWKLWGKGRDGNEEEEEKDGAWDTKRNEGDNNTWRIR; from the exons ATGGTTGACCTTTTCCTAAACCGAGTTCTCATCGAGAACAACTGGGACCAAGACGAACTCAACACTGAGCGTGAGATCATGGGGATTCTCGAAAATCGCATCGTCATGCTGTTTTTTGCATCTGCTGAATGTGAAAAGTGCCTGGAGTTTGTGCCTGTTCTGAACGACTTCTTTAAGAGACTGAAAGATCCAGCATACATCGAATACCCGAAACTGCTCGCACTCATCTACATCAG TTTGGACCAATCAGaagagaagcaggaaaaattCCTCAAAGAGCTGCACAAAAAGGTTCTGTTTCTGGCCTTTGAGGACCCGTACAGGAA ggAACTGCAGACCATGTTTAAAGTGAAAGATGTACCAACAATAGTGGTCCTGCGTCCCGACGGTTCTGTCCTCTCTCCAAACGCTGTGCGGGACATCTGTCGTTTCGGCTGTGACTGTTTCCAAAACTGGCAGGAATCGGCTGAGCTTGTTGAAAGGAGCTTCATGCTAAACGAGGAGTTTGACAACCTTAACTTGCGCAGCGCCACTGACCCTGTGAGGAGGCTCAAGTACAAGACAGAGGACGACAAACGCAAAAAGAGATGGTGGAAGTTATGGGGGAAGGGAAGAGATGGaaatgaagaggaagaggagaaagatGGAGCATGGGATACCAAGAGAAATGAGGGAGATAACAATACCTGGAGGATAAGATGA